From one uncultured Bacteroides sp. genomic stretch:
- a CDS encoding lipopolysaccharide kinase InaA family protein encodes MKILLNPAFESLRTFVKSVPGFFEKEGRVIYKGRNEIKVFKVGDIEINIKRYKVPMLFNRIIYTCFRDSKGKRAFYYPKQLLEKGFETPEPIAYIELKKWGLINYSFFISVHSPYTHTFYEFGNATEEQYFEVIKAFAHYTAKLHNAQIFHKDYSPGNILFDKINGEYHFCLVDINRMSFGEVSMEKGCENFARLWGQTHLFKLLAVEYAKERGFNQEECIQIILRSRKKFWNKYKRKHLVKFDLDI; translated from the coding sequence ATGAAGATACTTCTGAATCCGGCATTTGAATCGTTGCGCACTTTTGTAAAATCGGTTCCTGGTTTTTTCGAGAAAGAGGGACGTGTTATATACAAAGGACGGAATGAGATAAAAGTTTTTAAAGTAGGAGATATCGAAATTAACATTAAAAGGTACAAAGTGCCAATGCTGTTTAATAGGATTATATACACCTGCTTTAGAGACAGTAAGGGAAAACGAGCTTTTTATTATCCTAAGCAGTTGCTGGAAAAAGGATTCGAGACTCCCGAACCGATTGCTTATATCGAATTGAAAAAGTGGGGCTTAATAAATTATTCTTTCTTTATCAGCGTGCATTCTCCATATACTCATACCTTTTATGAATTTGGAAATGCAACGGAGGAACAATATTTTGAGGTGATTAAAGCGTTTGCACATTATACAGCAAAACTTCATAATGCACAGATCTTTCATAAAGATTATTCTCCTGGCAACATCCTTTTTGATAAGATTAATGGTGAGTACCATTTTTGTCTGGTTGATATTAACCGAATGTCTTTTGGCGAGGTTTCCATGGAGAAAGGCTGTGAGAATTTTGCCCGTCTATGGGGACAAACACATCTTTTTAAATTATTGGCAGTGGAATATGCAAAAGAACGTGGATTTAATCAGGAAGAATGCATCCAAATTATTTTAAGATCTCGCAAAAAATTTTGGAATAAATATAAACGCAAACATTTGGTAAAGTTCGATTTAGATATTTAA
- a CDS encoding glycosyltransferase family 9 protein encodes MAKILIIRFSAIGDVAMTIPVIHSLALQHPELEITVLSRAILQPLFIGLPGNVHFMGADLHGKHKGLLGLHRLFYNELKVMDFDYVADLHDVLRTKIIRLRFKLMGIPTAYIHKGRLGKKRLTSRYHKVLENQKSSFRRYTDVFKVLGFPIQLNFTSIYGEGRGDITQIQEITGEKGDSKWIGIAPFAKHKGKVLPLDKQGEVIAHFAKDSRVKIFLFGGGKKEESILSTWASKYPNVISLIGKLNMNTELILMSHLDAMVSMDSANMHLASLVNAPVVSVWGATHPYCGFMGWKQSPMNAVQVDLPCRPCSVFGNKSCYRKDYACLNQITSDMVIKKIESIIY; translated from the coding sequence ATGGCGAAAATATTGATTATTCGTTTTTCCGCGATAGGAGATGTAGCGATGACTATCCCGGTGATTCATTCGCTTGCTCTGCAGCATCCTGAACTTGAAATTACCGTACTGAGTCGTGCAATACTCCAACCGCTTTTTATAGGATTGCCCGGAAATGTCCATTTTATGGGAGCCGATTTACACGGTAAGCATAAAGGGCTTCTGGGATTACATAGGCTGTTCTATAATGAGTTGAAAGTAATGGACTTTGACTATGTGGCCGATTTGCATGATGTACTTCGTACAAAGATAATTCGTCTTCGTTTCAAGTTAATGGGTATTCCAACTGCTTATATTCATAAAGGACGTTTAGGCAAGAAGAGACTGACCAGCCGGTATCATAAGGTGCTTGAAAATCAGAAATCTTCTTTCCGGAGGTATACAGATGTTTTTAAAGTTTTAGGTTTTCCTATCCAGCTAAATTTTACTTCCATTTATGGGGAAGGAAGAGGTGATATTACTCAGATACAAGAAATAACCGGAGAGAAGGGAGATTCTAAATGGATTGGAATTGCTCCTTTTGCTAAACATAAAGGAAAGGTGCTGCCATTGGACAAACAAGGAGAGGTGATAGCTCACTTTGCTAAAGATTCCCGGGTAAAAATATTTCTTTTTGGTGGTGGAAAGAAGGAAGAATCCATTCTGTCTACCTGGGCCAGCAAATATCCCAATGTAATTTCATTGATCGGAAAACTGAATATGAATACTGAACTGATTTTGATGAGTCATCTGGATGCCATGGTTTCTATGGATTCTGCCAATATGCATCTAGCCTCGTTGGTCAATGCGCCGGTTGTTTCTGTTTGGGGCGCTACCCATCCGTATTGTGGATTTATGGGCTGGAAACAATCTCCCATGAATGCGGTTCAGGTTGACCTTCCTTGTCGCCCATGTTCCGTATTTGGCAATAAATCCTGTTATCGGAAGGATTACGCTTGCCTGAATCAGATTACATCTGATATGGTTATTAAAAAAATAGAGAGTATAATATATTAA
- a CDS encoding DUF4254 domain-containing protein, with the protein MTFSNLCNEIFFQSTENYHVTDSVDAPIQNPYELKTIEYYLYLKNWIDAVQWHFEDIIRDPQIDPVGALTLKRRIDKSNQDRTDLVELIDSYFYDQYKDVKPLSDATINTESPAWAVDRLSILALKIYHMKQEVERTDTTPEHHEQCQKKLDILLEQKKDLSTAINQLIEDIKAGKKYMKVYKQMKMYNDPALNPVLYAKK; encoded by the coding sequence ATGACATTTAGTAACCTTTGCAACGAAATTTTCTTTCAATCAACAGAGAATTACCATGTAACTGATAGTGTAGATGCTCCGATTCAGAATCCTTACGAGCTAAAGACTATCGAATATTATTTATATTTGAAGAATTGGATTGATGCCGTGCAATGGCATTTTGAAGATATAATCCGGGATCCTCAGATTGATCCGGTAGGAGCTTTGACATTAAAAAGACGCATTGATAAATCTAATCAGGATCGAACAGATTTAGTGGAGCTGATTGACAGCTATTTTTATGATCAGTATAAGGATGTGAAACCTTTATCTGATGCGACAATTAATACCGAAAGTCCGGCTTGGGCGGTTGATCGTCTTTCTATCCTTGCATTGAAGATTTATCACATGAAGCAGGAAGTGGAACGTACGGATACTACTCCTGAACATCATGAACAATGTCAGAAGAAACTGGACATCCTGTTGGAGCAGAAAAAGGATTTGTCTACTGCCATTAATCAGCTGATTGAAGATATTAAGGCAGGCAAAAAATATATGAAAGTGTACAAACAGATGAAAATGTATAATGACCCTGCATTAAATCCTGTGCTCTACGCAAAGAAGTAA
- a CDS encoding ATP-binding cassette domain-containing protein: protein MSIVLSDISKSYGNQEVLHHINFEVRPGEIAGFLGPNGAGKSTCMKIITGWLTDYKGTVTVCGYDISKDPIAAKRCIGYLPENNPLYPEMYVREYLEYVGQLYRVGNLHGLVDEMIERIKLEEVCGKTIGTLSKGFRQRVGLAQALLHNPQVLILDEPSSGLDPNQLGEIHSLIRELGKEKTILFSSHSLQEVSDLCEHAIIIHKGEIVADAQLSELTKENSLENIFKRMTK from the coding sequence ATGTCTATCGTATTATCGGATATATCAAAATCTTACGGGAATCAGGAAGTGCTTCACCATATTAATTTTGAAGTAAGACCGGGAGAAATAGCCGGTTTTCTTGGACCAAACGGGGCAGGGAAATCCACTTGCATGAAAATAATTACCGGATGGCTGACCGATTATAAGGGAACTGTGACTGTTTGCGGATATGACATCAGCAAAGATCCCATTGCCGCCAAGCGTTGCATCGGCTATTTGCCTGAGAATAATCCGCTTTATCCGGAAATGTATGTCCGGGAATATCTGGAGTATGTGGGACAACTTTACCGGGTGGGCAATCTGCACGGACTGGTGGACGAGATGATTGAACGAATAAAGCTGGAAGAGGTGTGCGGAAAGACAATTGGAACGCTATCCAAAGGATTTCGTCAGCGCGTGGGACTGGCACAGGCTTTGTTACACAACCCCCAAGTGCTGATTCTCGACGAACCTTCTTCAGGACTGGACCCCAACCAATTGGGCGAAATCCATTCGCTAATCAGAGAACTGGGGAAAGAGAAAACAATCTTATTCTCCTCACATTCTTTACAAGAAGTATCAGACTTATGTGAACACGCTATCATTATTCACAAAGGTGAGATTGTGGCAGATGCACAGCTGAGTGAACTGACTAAAGAAAATTCGCTGGAGAATATTTTTAAAAGAATGACAAAATGA
- the pdxB gene encoding 4-phosphoerythronate dehydrogenase PdxB, protein MKVIVDNKIPYIKGVIEELGGDTPNEVVYVPGMKFTKEIVRDADALIIRTRTHCNRGLLEGSKVKFIATATIGYDHIDTDYCREAGITWTNAPGCNSASVEQYIHSTLLLLEKEKGFTLKNKCIGVVGVGNVGSKVCKVALSLSMRVLMNDLPRADKEGAGQFTDLETIARECDVITFHTPLHKEGKYKTYHLANTAFFNSLKKCPVIINTSRGEITETSALLSAIEKKQIQEAVIDVWENEPDINLELLEKVFIGTPHIAGYSADGKANATRMSLESLCRFFQINPNFEIHPSKPENPVIKASTEAEAYLQTYNPERDSKALKTHPELFEQLRGDYPLRREKEAYTFQII, encoded by the coding sequence ATGAAAGTAATTGTTGATAATAAAATTCCTTACATTAAAGGAGTTATTGAAGAGCTTGGAGGGGATACTCCAAACGAGGTTGTATATGTTCCCGGAATGAAATTCACTAAGGAAATAGTTCGTGATGCCGATGCGCTGATTATCCGCACCCGTACCCATTGCAACCGTGGCTTGCTGGAAGGGAGTAAAGTGAAATTTATCGCCACCGCCACGATTGGTTATGACCACATTGATACAGATTACTGCCGGGAAGCAGGAATCACCTGGACCAATGCTCCGGGATGTAACTCGGCTTCGGTAGAGCAATATATCCATTCTACACTGTTACTTCTGGAAAAAGAAAAGGGATTTACTCTGAAAAACAAATGCATTGGAGTAGTCGGTGTAGGTAATGTAGGAAGTAAAGTTTGTAAAGTAGCTCTGTCACTGAGCATGCGGGTATTAATGAACGATCTTCCCCGTGCCGATAAAGAGGGAGCCGGTCAGTTTACTGACCTGGAAACTATTGCCCGGGAATGTGATGTGATCACCTTTCATACTCCTCTCCACAAAGAAGGCAAGTATAAAACATATCATCTGGCCAATACCGCATTCTTCAATTCTCTAAAAAAATGCCCTGTAATAATAAACACCTCCCGGGGAGAAATAACAGAAACCTCTGCCCTGCTTTCCGCTATAGAAAAGAAACAGATTCAGGAAGCAGTGATTGATGTATGGGAAAACGAACCGGACATTAACCTAGAGTTATTGGAAAAGGTCTTTATAGGAACTCCGCACATTGCAGGTTATTCAGCCGATGGAAAAGCCAATGCCACCCGTATGTCACTGGAATCCCTTTGTCGCTTTTTCCAGATCAATCCAAACTTTGAGATTCATCCTTCTAAACCTGAAAATCCGGTAATCAAGGCCTCAACCGAAGCAGAAGCTTATCTGCAAACATACAATCCAGAAAGAGACAGCAAAGCGTTGAAAACACATCCAGAACTATTTGAGCAGTTAAGGGGTGATTATCCGTTGAGAAGAGAAAAGGAAGCTTATACTTTTCAGATTATATAA
- a CDS encoding GDSL-type esterase/lipase family protein codes for MKKVCFFIVASLLFVTNSFAQQGKYGTYYDQRATLFEYLPVTSSDIIFLGNSLTDGCEWGELFGNPHIKNRGISGDVVMGIYDRITPILKGKPAKIFLMSGINDVSHDLTADSVVVMLRKLVIKIKTDSPKTKLYLQSLLPVNDEFTRFPKVHNKTQVIIDINKGIKLLAKEKGCTYIDLYSRLIAPGTQSLNKKYTNDGLHLLGPGYLIWKEVLKPYVK; via the coding sequence ATGAAAAAGGTCTGCTTCTTTATAGTAGCCAGTTTGCTCTTTGTGACAAATAGTTTTGCACAACAAGGCAAGTACGGCACTTATTATGATCAGCGAGCCACTTTGTTTGAGTATCTGCCAGTCACCTCTTCAGACATTATCTTTCTGGGAAATAGTCTGACCGATGGTTGTGAGTGGGGCGAGCTTTTTGGAAATCCTCATATCAAGAACCGTGGCATTAGTGGTGATGTGGTTATGGGAATATATGATCGTATTACCCCTATTCTGAAAGGTAAACCTGCAAAGATATTCCTGATGTCAGGGATCAATGATGTCTCTCACGATCTGACAGCTGATAGTGTTGTAGTGATGCTAAGGAAACTTGTGATAAAGATTAAAACGGATTCTCCCAAGACGAAGCTCTATCTTCAAAGTCTGCTCCCGGTAAATGATGAATTCACTCGTTTCCCGAAAGTACACAATAAGACACAAGTGATTATTGATATTAACAAGGGTATAAAACTTCTGGCAAAAGAGAAGGGATGTACCTATATTGATCTTTATTCCCGCTTGATTGCTCCGGGCACTCAGAGCCTGAATAAGAAATATACGAATGACGGACTTCATCTCCTCGGACCAGGATATCTTATCTGGAAAGAGGTTTTAAAACCGTATGTAAAATAG
- the murQ gene encoding N-acetylmuramic acid 6-phosphate etherase, with product MAFIKITEQSSLNNDLEKKSVRELLEGINAEDQKVAIAVQKAIPQIEKLVSQIVPRMKQGGRIFYMGAGTSGRLGVLDASEIPPTFGMPPTLVIGLIAGGERALRNPVENAEDNMERGWEELVEHQINEKDTVIGIAASGTTPYVIGALRKAREHGILTGSISSNPDSPLSAEADVPIEMIVGPEFVTGSSRMKSGTGQKMILNMITTSVMIQLGRVKGNKMVNMQLSNKKLVDRGSRMVSEELGMEYEQAKRLLLMYGSVKKAVDAYRAQQNNESK from the coding sequence ATGGCATTTATTAAAATAACCGAGCAATCTTCTCTTAACAATGATCTGGAAAAAAAATCAGTCAGGGAATTGTTGGAAGGTATTAATGCAGAAGACCAGAAAGTAGCTATTGCTGTTCAGAAAGCAATACCGCAGATAGAAAAGTTGGTGTCACAGATAGTGCCCCGCATGAAGCAAGGTGGGCGAATCTTTTATATGGGAGCCGGTACCAGTGGCCGATTGGGAGTATTGGATGCTTCTGAGATTCCGCCAACATTTGGTATGCCTCCTACTTTGGTGATTGGTTTGATTGCCGGAGGAGAAAGGGCATTGCGCAATCCGGTGGAGAATGCGGAAGATAATATGGAACGCGGATGGGAAGAACTGGTGGAACATCAGATCAATGAAAAAGATACAGTGATTGGCATTGCTGCTTCAGGAACTACTCCTTACGTGATCGGTGCTTTGCGCAAGGCTCGTGAGCATGGCATTCTTACAGGTTCAATCTCCAGCAATCCGGACTCTCCGTTATCGGCAGAAGCGGATGTTCCTATTGAAATGATTGTGGGTCCGGAATTTGTGACGGGAAGTTCCCGTATGAAGTCCGGAACCGGACAGAAGATGATTCTGAATATGATCACTACCTCAGTAATGATTCAACTGGGACGTGTTAAAGGGAATAAAATGGTCAATATGCAGCTCTCCAATAAGAAGCTGGTTGATCGTGGCTCACGGATGGTATCCGAAGAACTGGGTATGGAATATGAACAAGCCAAACGCCTGTTGCTGATGTATGGTTCAGTAAAGAAAGCGGTCGATGCCTATCGTGCACAACAAAATAACGAATCCAAATGA
- a CDS encoding ATPase has product MILIADSGSTKTDWCVVEHGQLVQQIFTKGINPFFQTEEEISKEIEETLLSEIKNYSIDSVFFYGAGCAFPEKIEMVRSAIARHINVTVEVGSDLLAAARGLCGKESGIACILGTGSNSCFYDGKEIKDNVSPLGYILGDEGSGAVLGRLLVGDCLKNQLSPELKEKFMSQYQLTPAIILDKVYKEPFPNRFLANLSRFLFQNIENPEIHRIVLNGFKAFFIRNVMQYDYQNNKAHFIGSVAHYYKDILVEAAEELHVQLGTIIKSPMPGLIAFHSK; this is encoded by the coding sequence ATGATATTAATTGCAGATAGTGGCTCTACTAAGACAGATTGGTGTGTAGTTGAGCATGGACAGCTAGTCCAGCAGATTTTCACAAAAGGGATAAATCCTTTTTTTCAGACAGAGGAAGAAATCAGTAAAGAGATTGAAGAAACCTTGTTGTCAGAGATAAAAAATTATAGTATAGACTCAGTGTTCTTTTATGGAGCAGGTTGTGCCTTTCCTGAAAAGATAGAAATGGTACGCTCTGCTATAGCCAGACACATTAATGTTACAGTTGAGGTAGGAAGCGATCTTCTTGCAGCAGCCCGTGGATTGTGTGGTAAAGAATCGGGCATTGCCTGTATCTTAGGTACAGGATCAAATTCCTGTTTCTACGATGGAAAAGAGATAAAGGATAATGTATCGCCTCTTGGTTATATACTGGGTGATGAAGGCAGTGGAGCCGTGTTAGGAAGATTATTGGTGGGAGATTGCTTAAAGAACCAGTTATCTCCGGAATTAAAAGAAAAGTTCATGAGTCAGTATCAGCTAACTCCTGCAATTATTCTGGATAAAGTGTATAAAGAGCCATTCCCCAATCGGTTTTTGGCAAATTTATCCCGTTTTCTTTTTCAGAATATTGAAAATCCGGAGATTCACCGCATTGTATTGAATGGTTTTAAGGCATTCTTTATCCGGAATGTAATGCAGTATGATTATCAGAACAACAAGGCTCATTTTATAGGATCTGTTGCTCATTATTATAAGGATATTCTTGTTGAAGCGGCAGAGGAGTTACATGTTCAACTGGGGACAATCATTAAAAGTCCGATGCCCGGATTGATTGCCTTTCACTCAAAATAA
- a CDS encoding heparan-alpha-glucosaminide N-acetyltransferase domain-containing protein, whose amino-acid sequence MKTNVSQRLLALDVLRGITIAGMILVNNPGSWTSIYTPLEHAPWTGLTPTDLVFPFFMFIMGISTYISLRKYNFEFSHSAALKILKRTLVIFVIGLGIAWLSLSFRTFYSLYKENLSYGERFLRAITNFEHLRILGVMQRLALCYGATALIAILMKHKYIPVLVLSTLFAYFMLLLFGNGFEQSEHNIVSIIDKSILGVNHMYKDAGLAIDPEGLLSTIPSICHVLIGFWCGELLMSVKDNGERIQRLFLVGTVLTFSGLLLSYGCPISKKIWSPTFVLTTCGLASSFLALLIWIIDIKGYKTWCRFFESFGVNPLFIYVMGAVLTVLTGSFLFPYAGKLMSVKLYTYKYLLQPLLGNLPSSLAFALLFVGVNWAIGYVLYKKKIYIKI is encoded by the coding sequence ATGAAAACAAATGTCAGTCAGCGGTTACTCGCATTGGATGTGCTTAGAGGTATCACCATTGCAGGTATGATTTTGGTAAATAACCCAGGGTCATGGACTTCGATATATACTCCTCTTGAACATGCACCTTGGACTGGGTTGACTCCAACTGATTTGGTCTTTCCGTTTTTTATGTTTATCATGGGGATATCAACCTATATCTCTTTAAGAAAATATAATTTTGAGTTCAGCCATTCAGCTGCTCTGAAGATATTAAAACGTACATTGGTTATTTTCGTTATCGGTTTGGGTATCGCATGGTTATCCTTATCTTTCCGTACCTTTTATTCGTTATATAAAGAAAATCTTTCATATGGAGAGCGTTTTCTGCGGGCTATCACAAACTTTGAGCACCTTCGTATATTGGGTGTTATGCAGCGACTGGCTTTGTGTTATGGTGCAACTGCACTCATCGCGATTCTGATGAAACATAAATACATCCCTGTGCTTGTTTTATCTACTCTTTTTGCTTATTTCATGTTATTACTTTTTGGCAATGGTTTTGAACAGAGTGAACATAATATTGTATCTATTATAGATAAGTCTATTCTGGGAGTTAACCATATGTATAAAGATGCCGGACTGGCTATTGACCCGGAAGGATTGCTTAGTACCATCCCATCCATCTGTCATGTACTGATTGGTTTCTGGTGTGGAGAATTGCTGATGAGCGTAAAAGATAATGGCGAACGTATCCAGCGACTTTTCCTGGTAGGAACAGTGCTTACATTCTCTGGGCTCCTGTTAAGTTACGGATGCCCCATTAGTAAGAAAATATGGTCTCCTACATTTGTGCTTACCACCTGTGGACTAGCATCCAGTTTTCTGGCCTTACTCATCTGGATTATTGATATTAAGGGATATAAAACCTGGTGCCGATTCTTCGAATCTTTTGGTGTAAATCCTTTGTTTATCTATGTTATGGGAGCAGTTCTTACTGTATTGACAGGTAGTTTCCTTTTCCCATATGCTGGAAAATTGATGAGCGTAAAATTGTACACATATAAATATTTGTTGCAACCTCTTTTGGGAAATTTACCGTCTTCATTGGCCTTTGCCTTATTGTTTGTAGGGGTAAACTGGGCTATTGGGTACGTTTTATATAAGAAAAAAATATATATTAAGATATGA
- a CDS encoding FAD-binding and (Fe-S)-binding domain-containing protein — translation MSKDYNSFLKEILAFVPKERIYTDELRLLAWGTDAGFYRLIPKIVIRSVDEQEISRMLSIADKLNLPVTFRAAGTSLSGQSISDSILIVAGKNWEKYSISPDYNTITLQPGLIGDRVNQILKPFGRKFAPDPASVKSAMVGGIVMNNASGMNCGTHENSDKVLLSVRIVLADGTVLDTGSEASKNEFARERPDFVKAIETLRDQVRSNEQLASRIRYKYSIKNVTGLNILPFIEHNDPFEIIAHLMVGSEGTLAFLSEVTMKTGYDYPFHASAMLYFTDIKEACRAVVAMKKGPVAGAELLDSKSLESVNDPTGKGLTAVLTETMAKTKQELDAQIKELESILQSFDLYTPVHFTDKESEYAPYWNIRSGIFPSVGGMRELGTTTLIEDVAFHIENLPEATEELQALLVKHGYPDACIYGHALEGNYHFIINQAFDTSEKVQKYEKLMNEVKTLVVDKYDGSLKAEHGTGRNMAPFVKYEWGEAAFEVMKAVKKLFDPKNSLNPGVIFNDDPECHIKNFKPMPLTNAHVDKCIECGFCEVNCLTCGFTLSSRQRIVIRREISRLRKSGEDNERLAKLEKQYKYPGNQTCAGDGLCSMSCPMGINVGDLTHDIRQEELPVGSFGYKIGDFAANHFSEMKSVLRPVLSLATGTHSLLGTKAMSSVTKGIRYISMRNFPLWTPAMPKAYYPHKIVQKSEPLKVVYFPSCLNQMMGTAKDAPDATPLVDKTVQLLQKAGYEIIFPKGMDKLCCGTIWESKGMLDIADRKSAELEEALFAASEQGIYPVLCDQSPCLHRMRNVMTKVKLYEPVEFIYTFLKDKLEFTPIDKPVSIHITCSTQKMGLRDQMIALANLCSTKVIVPEEVGCCGFAGDKGFTHPEVNAYALRKLKPQLEKARVEVGYSNSRTCEVGLTTNSGIPYISIVYLVDQCTTTK, via the coding sequence ATGAGTAAAGATTATAATTCTTTTCTGAAAGAAATTTTAGCATTTGTGCCTAAGGAGAGAATCTATACGGATGAGCTTCGGTTATTAGCTTGGGGAACAGATGCGGGGTTTTACCGCCTTATTCCTAAAATAGTTATTCGTTCTGTTGATGAACAGGAAATTTCGCGAATGCTTTCGATAGCAGACAAGTTGAATCTGCCAGTTACTTTCAGAGCTGCGGGAACCAGCCTTTCTGGTCAGAGCATCAGTGACTCAATCTTGATTGTTGCCGGAAAAAACTGGGAAAAATACTCCATTTCACCGGATTACAATACAATTACTCTCCAGCCGGGACTGATCGGGGATCGGGTAAATCAGATTCTGAAGCCTTTTGGACGCAAATTTGCTCCGGACCCTGCCTCCGTTAAATCGGCTATGGTGGGTGGCATTGTAATGAACAATGCCTCGGGAATGAACTGCGGTACTCACGAAAATAGTGATAAGGTCTTGTTATCCGTACGTATTGTTCTGGCAGACGGAACAGTGCTTGATACCGGAAGTGAAGCCAGCAAAAATGAGTTTGCCCGGGAAAGGCCCGATTTTGTAAAAGCCATTGAGACATTACGTGATCAGGTTCGCAGCAATGAACAGTTGGCCAGCCGGATCCGTTACAAATATTCCATAAAGAATGTAACCGGACTCAATATCCTCCCTTTTATCGAGCACAATGATCCCTTTGAGATCATCGCCCATCTGATGGTTGGGTCAGAGGGAACTCTGGCATTCTTATCCGAAGTCACGATGAAAACGGGGTATGATTATCCGTTCCATGCCAGTGCTATGCTCTACTTTACAGATATTAAGGAGGCGTGTCGAGCAGTGGTTGCCATGAAAAAGGGACCGGTTGCCGGAGCCGAATTACTCGACTCCAAGTCTCTGGAATCAGTCAATGATCCTACAGGTAAAGGGTTAACAGCTGTACTAACTGAAACAATGGCCAAAACAAAACAGGAACTAGATGCTCAGATAAAGGAACTAGAGTCCATTCTTCAGTCTTTTGATTTGTATACTCCCGTGCATTTTACAGATAAAGAGAGTGAATATGCTCCCTATTGGAATATCCGTTCCGGTATATTCCCTTCTGTAGGTGGAATGAGGGAACTGGGAACTACTACTCTCATAGAAGATGTGGCTTTCCATATTGAAAATCTGCCTGAGGCAACAGAGGAGTTGCAGGCTTTGTTGGTTAAGCATGGTTATCCTGATGCTTGTATCTATGGACATGCATTGGAAGGTAATTATCATTTCATCATTAACCAAGCGTTTGATACTTCCGAAAAGGTTCAGAAGTATGAAAAACTGATGAATGAGGTGAAGACTCTGGTAGTCGATAAATACGACGGCTCATTGAAAGCTGAGCATGGCACCGGACGAAACATGGCGCCGTTTGTGAAATACGAATGGGGCGAGGCGGCTTTTGAGGTAATGAAAGCTGTGAAGAAATTGTTTGATCCAAAGAACTCACTGAATCCGGGGGTTATTTTTAACGATGATCCGGAATGTCATATAAAGAATTTTAAGCCGATGCCTCTGACCAATGCGCATGTTGATAAATGTATTGAGTGCGGCTTTTGCGAGGTTAATTGCCTTACTTGTGGCTTTACTCTTTCTTCAAGACAGCGTATTGTAATTCGTAGGGAAATCTCCAGACTGAGAAAATCAGGTGAGGACAATGAACGATTGGCCAAACTGGAAAAACAATACAAGTATCCCGGTAATCAGACTTGTGCTGGTGACGGGTTATGTTCAATGTCTTGTCCGATGGGGATCAATGTGGGAGACCTCACGCATGATATCCGTCAGGAAGAATTGCCGGTTGGAAGCTTCGGATACAAGATTGGAGACTTTGCAGCCAATCATTTCTCAGAAATGAAAAGTGTGCTTCGTCCAGTGCTTAGTCTGGCAACTGGCACTCATTCGCTTCTGGGTACAAAGGCAATGTCATCTGTTACGAAAGGGATACGGTATATTTCCATGCGCAATTTCCCATTGTGGACTCCTGCTATGCCAAAAGCTTATTATCCGCATAAGATTGTTCAAAAGAGCGAACCATTGAAAGTAGTCTATTTCCCTAGCTGCCTTAATCAGATGATGGGCACTGCAAAAGATGCACCGGATGCAACTCCGTTAGTGGACAAAACCGTTCAGCTGCTTCAGAAAGCTGGTTATGAAATTATATTCCCCAAAGGTATGGATAAACTCTGCTGCGGAACCATCTGGGAAAGTAAAGGTATGTTGGATATTGCCGACCGTAAATCGGCTGAGCTTGAAGAGGCTTTATTTGCAGCAAGTGAACAAGGCATTTATCCAGTCCTTTGTGATCAGAGTCCTTGTCTGCATCGTATGCGAAATGTAATGACGAAAGTGAAATTATACGAACCGGTAGAATTCATATATACCTTTTTGAAGGATAAATTGGAATTTACTCCCATTGATAAACCAGTTTCAATTCACATTACCTGTTCAACACAGAAAATGGGTTTGCGTGATCAGATGATTGCTTTAGCCAATCTCTGTTCAACGAAGGTGATTGTTCCCGAAGAAGTGGGATGTTGTGGGTTTGCCGGAGATAAAGGATTTACGCATCCTGAAGTAAATGCCTATGCTCTTCGTAAATTAAAGCCTCAGTTAGAAAAGGCTAGGGTAGAAGTAGGGTACTCAAACAGCCGGACCTGTGAGGTTGGGCTGACTACAAACTCTGGAATCCCATATATCTCGATTGTGTATCTGGTGGATCAATGTACAACAACAAAATAA